One window of the Eucalyptus grandis isolate ANBG69807.140 chromosome 8, ASM1654582v1, whole genome shotgun sequence genome contains the following:
- the LOC104456549 gene encoding cysteine-rich repeat secretory protein 38, with the protein MNEMKDRPGDGPLFHFCTSGNFTANSPYESNLNKLTSFLHTKTPPSGFALDSIGRHQHRVYGIALCRGDHSHVSPSVCKACVADAGAEIQRLCPRNKGAIMWYDDCMFKYNDTNFFRQIDKANNFYLYNGNKVSDPALFNLRVTEMLTRLAKKAYSIPKLYAAGKKRVDGKTTLYGLVQCTRDLSAAECKACLEGEIGAIPIKFSGQEGGRLGGASCNFRYETYRFFSI; encoded by the exons ATGAATGAGATGAAG GACCGCCCGGGAGACGGCCCGCTCTTCCACTTCTGCACCTCCGGAAACTTCACCGCAAACAGCCCCTACGAATCCAATCTCAACAAGCTCACCAGCTTCCTCCACACGAAGACGCCTCCCTCGGGCTTCGCCCTCGACTCCATTGGCCGACACCAACACCGGGTCTATGGCATCGCACTGTGCCGAGGTGAT cactctcatgTGTCACCCTCAGTCTGCAAGGCCTGCGTGGCAGACGCTGGCGCCGAGATCCAGCGCCTCTGCCCTCGCAACAAGGGGGCGATAATGTGGTATGACGACTGCATGTTCAAGTACAACGACACCAACTTCTTTCGCCAGATCGACAAAGCCAACAACTTCTACTTGTATAACGGGAACAAAGTGAGCGACCCTGCGTTGTTCAACCTCAGGGTAACGGAGATGCTGACCAGGCTGGCTAAGAAGGCCTACTCGATTCCGAAGCTGTACGCGGCGGGAAAGAAGCGAGTGGACGGTAAGACGACGCTGTACGGATTGGTGCAGTGTACGAGGGATCTGTCGGCGGCTGAGTGCAAGGCATGTCTAGAGGGCGAAATCGGCGCGATTCCGATCAAGTTCAGTGGGCAGGAAGGTGGGCGACTGGGTGGCGCGAGCTGCAACTTTCGATACGAGACTTACcgtttttttagtatttaa